The Leucoraja erinacea ecotype New England chromosome 22, Leri_hhj_1, whole genome shotgun sequence genome includes a region encoding these proteins:
- the LOC129708003 gene encoding mucin-2-like yields the protein MEEQNPKYNLRVLVDNYYCFSFLPFSCPKGLIIFYGNVNIVITTHNVNMLTIDGIQQKVPYITNGIWITELPDGAVNIYFTDIKTTIVASRFNFKLRVAEHFFLNNTQGQCGTCTTFQDDDCIRPDGTIEDTDCCPTTARDWLYNDTNKPYCVATTPASCSTPTTAPPPPIPDNCTILCMKILETPFENCTNSFLNTYYENCLFDCATTNSTELTCSIIQTAADNCDNDTCVDWRSPTGECKMNCTENLIYKACATQLDDYCEDNSVMTGENLLNYHEGCFCPAGMMKSEDKTKCVSTCCLDINGTRREINDKWQDQNNACTSYKCTKNGVITRTQTCAAQDDCIESDRKWDDEHCCYTCVTQGLCKRKIKMTNVIKEVQNTNCTANIELYVCEGNCPSSVYYDTQTHRTERKCECCQEMGTEDRIVKLTCQDGRENEVYTYPHFTSCRCKKEVCPGASTEKPYTEIFF from the exons GTGTTCTAGTGGACAATTACTACTGCTTTTCTTTTTTGCCTTTTTCATGTCCAAAAGGCTTAATCATTTTTTATGGAAATGTTAATATCGTCATCACAACTCATAATGTCAATATG tTGACAATTGATGGAATTCAACAAAAGGTTCCCTACATTACAAATGGAATATGGATAACTGAACTGCCCGATGGAGCTGTAAATATCTACTTCACTGATATTAAAACAACAATTGTTGCCTCCCGGTTTAATTTCAAGTTACGTGTGGCCGAACATTTCTTCTTGAATAATACCCAGGGACAGTGtg GAACTTGTACAACATTTCAGGATGATGACTGCATTAGACCAGATGGAACAATAGAGGACACTGATTGCTGCCCCACAACAGCACGAGATTGGCTATATAATGACACTAACAAGCCATATTGTGTAGCaactactccagcatcttgttctACGCCCACTacagctcctccccctcccattcccgacAATTGCACGATATTATGCATGAAAATATTAGAAAC ACCATTTGAAAACTGCACAAATAGCTTTCTTAATACTTATTATGAAAATTGTTTATTTGACTGTGCTACGACAAATTCTACAGAACTTACCTGTTCCATCATTCAAACTGCTGCTGACAATTGTGACAATGACACATGTGTTGACTGGAGATCCCCTACTGGTGAATGCA AAATGAATTGTACAGAAAACCTTATTTATAAGGCATGTGCCACTCAACTTGACGATTACTGTGAGGACAA TTCAGTGATGACGGgggaaaatctacttaattatcatGAAGGCTGTTTCTGCCCAGCTGGAATGATGAAATCTGAAGACAAGACAAAATGTGTTTCAACAT gttGCCTGGATATTAATGGAACCCGAAGAGAG ATAAATGATAAATGGCAGGATCAGAACAATGCTTGTACTTCTTACAAATGTACTAAAAATGGAGTCATAACACGCACACAGACTTGTGCTGCTCAAGATGATTGCATAGAG TCTGACAGAAAATGGGATGATGAACACTGCTGCTACACTTGTGTCACTCAAg GCTTGTGCAAGCGGAAAATCAAAATGACCAATGTCATAAAAGAAGTCCAGAATACAAACTGTACAGCAAACATTGAACTGTACGTGTGTGAAGGGAATTGTCCCAGCTCAGTTTA CTATGATACCCAGACACACAGAACTGAACGTAAATGTGAGTGCTGTCAAGAAATGGGGACCGAAGATAGGATAGTGAAACTTACTTGCCAAGATGGTAGAGAAAACGAAGTGTACACCTACCCTCACTTCACATCCTGTCGCTGTAAGAAGGAGGTCTGCCCTGGGGCTTCTACTGAAAAGCCATATACTGAGATTTTCTTCTAG